One window of the Pyrus communis chromosome 17, drPyrComm1.1, whole genome shotgun sequence genome contains the following:
- the LOC137722800 gene encoding homeobox-leucine zipper protein HAT4 produces the protein MMVEREDLGLSLSLNFPQTHNNHSNSSSGGFRLNLMPSLLPTSASSTSGFLPQKPLWNDPLPSSDLNSNSETYRAVPRSFLRGIDVNRPPSTGDCEDEAGVSSPNSTVSSVSGKRSERDANGEDLDLERDGSRGISDEEDGEACRKKLRLSKDQSAILEESFKEHNTLNPKQKLALAKQLGLRPRQVEVWFQNRRARTKLKQTEVDCEFLKRCCENLTEENRRLQKEVQELRALKLSPQFYMQMTPPTTLTMCPSCERVGVPPNSSSSAADPRSHLQMGPVQPRPGPINPWASATTIPHRPLPFDAFHARS, from the exons ATGATGGTTGAAAGAGAAGATTTGGGTCTGAGTCTCAGCTTGAATTTTCCTCAGACCCATAACAATcacagcaacagcagcagcggCGGCTTTCGGCTCAATCTGATGCCTTCTCTGCTCCCAACTTCTGCTTCTTCTACTTCTGGCTTTCTTCCCCAAAAGCCCCTCTGGAATGACCCCTTGCCTTCTTCAG ATCTAAACTCCAACTCCGAGACATACCGGGCCGTGCCCCGATCGTTCCTTCGGGGCATCGACGTGAACCGGCCGCCTTCGACGGGCGATTGCGAAGACGAAGCGGGGGTGTCCTCCCCCAACAGCACCGTGTCGAGTGTGAGCGGCAAGCGGAGCGAGAGAGACGCCAACGGCGAGGATCTCGACCTCGAGAGGGATGGCTCTCGAGGCATCAGCGACGAAGAGGATGGCGAGGCGTGCAGGAAGAAGCTCAGGCTCTCCAAGGACCAGTCCGCCATTCTCGAAGAGAGCTTCAAGGAGCACAACACTCTCAACCCT AAGCAAAAATTGGCGTTGGCCAAACAGCTTGGGCTTCGGCCTAGACAAGTGGAAGTCTGGTTTCAGAACAGAAGAGCAAG AACAAAGTTGAAGCAAACAGAGGTGGACTGTGAGTTCTTGAAGAGATGCTGTGAGAATCTGACAGAGGAGAACAGGCGGTTGCAAAAAGAGGTTCAGGAGCTGAGAGCACTGAAACTTTCCCCGCAGTTCTACATGCAGATGACCCCACCCACAACACTCACCATGTGCCCCTCGTGTGAGCGTGTCGGGGTCCCACCCAACTCATCATCATCCGCTGCTGATCCCCGGTCCCATCTTCAGATGGGGCCAGTTCAACCACGGCCTGGGCCCATCAACCCCTGGGCCTCCGCCACCACCATCCCCCACCGGCCGTTGCCGTTCGACGCCTTTCACGCCCGGTCGTAA